In Nitrospira sp., the sequence AATCCAGCTGAACCCAAAATATACATTCAAAAACTTTGTCGTTGGTGCGGGGAATCAATTTGCTCATGCAGCATGTATGGCAGTGGCGGAACAACCTGGACAGACCTATAACCCGCTCTTTATTTACGGTGGTGTGGGACTTGGAAAGACGCATCTTTTAAACGCGATAGGGAATCATGTGGCTGAAAAGAGCGATTTGCGCATTGCCTACTTGACCACGGAACAATTTACCAACGAGGTGATCAACTCCATCCGCTATGACAAGATGATGGATCTGCGGAAGCGCTATCGCCATATCGATATGCTGATGATCGACGACATTCAGTTCTTGGTCGGAAAAGAACGGACACAGGAAGAGTTCTTTCACACCTTCAATGCCCTGTACGAAGGCCATAAACAGATCGTGCTCTCGAGTGACCGGTTTCCGAAGGACATGCCTGACATCGAAGAACGTCTACGTTCCCGTTTCGAGTGGGGATTGATCGCCGATCTGCAACCTCCGGACGTCGAGACCCGGATCGCGATTTTGAGAAAGAAGTCGGAGGATGAGGGAGTCAAGCTGCCGGAAGACGTGATCCAGTTCCTCTCCACGACGATGAAGAGCAATGTCCGCGAGCTGGAAGGCAGTCTTGTCCGATTGGGCGCCTATGCGTCGTTGACGGGGCAAGTCATTACCCTCGATCTGGCCAAGAGCGTCCTCCGTGATTTGATCGGAGACAAGAAGAAGATCGTGACGATGGACGATATTCAAGAGGCGGTGTGTACCCAGTTCCATGTAAAACTGACCGAACTGAAATCGCGCCGGCGGAGTAAGACCCTCGTTCATCCTCGGCAAATCGCGATGTACCTATGTCGAGAGCTGACCGACGCATCGTATCCTGAAATCGGGCGGCAATTCGGCGGCAAGGACCATACGACGATCATTCATGCTTGCCGTCAGGTTGCGAAGTCTAAGGAGAGCGACACGACCTTGCAAGCGACGATTGAAACACTGAAAGAGCAAATTCTTCGGAGCTAAGACATCGGGGAGAATGTTTCCATGAAGGTACGGATGGGGAGAGATGAATTGCTGACCGGGCTTCAACGGGTTCAAGGCGTCGTTGAGAAACGGAACACGATGCCGATTCTATCGAACATCCTCTTTGAGGCAAAACAGGATGGGGTAGAAATCGTCGCGACCGACCTCGAGATCGGGGTGCGAGGCCTCTATAAGGCGACCGTCGTCGAGACGGGAGGGGTCACCATTTCGGCCAGAAAGCTGTTCGAAATCATCAAGGAAGTGCCACCCGGTGAAGTTGAGCTCACGTCTGCCGACAACAACTGGACCACCATTCAGGCCGGGAAGAGCCAATTCAAAGTCGTGGGGTTGCCCAATACGGAGTACCCGGCGTTGCCGACGATCGAGCGCGAGGGATTGACGCCGCTTTCTGGAGAAGGCCTGCTTGAATTGATCCGAAAGACTCTCTTCGCCGCAGGAGATAATGATGCTCGGTATATCTTGAATGGGCTCCTCGTCACCCTTCTCGCCACCGATAGAAAAACGTCGCTTCGCTTAGTGGGCACGGACGGCCACCGTCTCGCCGTGTCGGAACAGGAAATCGGAAAGGCCGGCACGAAAGGCGTCCCGCAGGAAATCAAGGCGATTATTCCGAAGAAGGCCGCACACGAAATCCGGCATCTCTTGGAAGAGGGAGGAGACAGCGAACCACTGATCGGTTTTACGAAGAACCTCATGATTTTTCGAAAAAGCGGCCTCCTACTCACATCGCGATTGATGGAAGGCAACTATCCCAACTACCAACAGGTCATCCCTAAAGAGAACGGCAAGAAGATCAGCGTGAACCGGGCTGAACTGGAAAGCGCGCTACGGCGAGTCTCGGTCTTATCGAAGGATAAAGCCAGCGCGGTGAAAGTTTCGTTCGCGTCCGGCACGATGACTCTGTTTACCAGCAGTCCGGACTACGGGGAAGCCTCGGAAGATGTGCCTGTTCGATACGAGGGGGATTCACTCAGCACCGGCTTTAATGCCCGCTATCTTTTGGATGTCTTCAGTGTGATGGACGGAGAAAGCATCTCTATGCAGATGGAAACCCCTTTGAGTCCCTGTCTGATCCAGGAACCGGAGAACCCGGGGTTCAAGTGTGTGGTGATGCCGATCAAGATCTGAATGGCTCCGATAGCAGGGCGTCCAACATGCACACCGAGAATTCTGTTTTCGCCTCACAGCCGACGAATCATATGACCGTATGACGATTGAGTCAGGAAACGAATGACCACAGAAGACTCGCTTCAACCGAAATCGGACAGCTACAGCGCGGATCAGATCAAGGTCCTTGAGGGGCTCGATGCGGTGCGCAAGCGGCCTGCGATGTATATCGGGAGCACCAGCGTCGACGGACTTCACCACCTCGTGTATGAGGTCGTCGACAACAGTGTCGACGAACATATGGCGGGCTTCGGCGAAGCGATCGAGGTCACGATCCACATCGACGGCAGTCTGACGGTCATCGACAACGGGAGAGGCATTCCCACCGGCATGCACCCCACGCAAAAGAAATCCGCCGCCGAGGTGGCGCTGACGGTGCTTCATGCGGGAGGCAAGTTCGAGCAGGGCGCCTACACGGTTTCCGGTGGCTTACACGGGGTCGGGATCTCCGTTGTGAATGCCTTATCAGAGTGGCTTGAGCTCGAGATCTGGCAGGACGGTCAGGTATTCGAACAACGGTATGAACGCGGCAAGCCAAACGCGCCGCTCAATGCCACGGGCAAGACCAAACGACGCGGCACCAAGGTTCGCTTCAGGCCGGACGGCCAAATCTTTGAGACGCTGGAGTTCAGCTTTGACGTATTGGCTCAGCGCCTACGCGAGCTCGCTTTTTTGAACAAGGGTCTGGCCATCACGCTCAGGGACGAGCGGAAAGAGCCGGCGAAAGAGCAAGTCTTTGTGTACAAGGGCGGCATCGTATCCTTCGTCGAGCATCTCAACGAAGCCAAAACGCCGCTGCACAAGCCGATCTACGTCAAGGTCGAGAAGCTGGAAATGATTCTGGAGGTGGCCCTCCAGTACAACGACAGCTACGCCGAGAACCTGTTTTCGTTCGCGAACAACATCAACACCAAGGAAGGTGGGACACACTTGGTAGGGTTCAAGGCCGCCCTCACCAGGACGATCAACAATTACGCGAACGCGAACGATTTGCTTAAGAAAGAAACCGAATCGCTGACCGGAGATGATGTGCGGGAAGGTCTCACGGCGGTGGTCAGCGTCAAGGTCCGCAATCCGCAGTTTGAGGGTCAGACAAAAGCCAAGCTCGGGAACAGCGAAGTGAAAGGCGTTGTCGAGGCTGCGGTCAACGAGGCCTTGGGCAATTATTTCGAGGAAAATCCTCCGGTCGCGCGAAAGATCATCGGCAAGGCCGTCGACGCGGCGCGTGCGCGCGAGGCGGCCCGAAAGGCCAAGGATCTGATCCGGCGCAAGAGCGCCCTCGACGGCGGCTCGCTTCCCGGGAAATTGGCGGATTGTTCCGAGAAGGATCCGGCCTTGAGCGAACTCTACATCGTCGAGGGTGACTCGGCGGGCGGGTCTGCGAAGCAAGGACGCGACCGCAAGTTCCAAGCGATCCTGCCCCTAAAAGGAAAGATCTTGAACGTCGAGAAGGCACGGTTCGACAAGATGCTCTCGAGCGACGAGATTAGAACGCTCATCATGGCGCTGGGGACCGGTATCGGTCGCAAGCGGGAAGAGAGCGACAAGTCGGAGAAAGATACCTTCGACATTGCGAAGGCGCGCTATCACAAGATCATCCTCATGACCGATGCCGACGTCGACGGGAGCCACATCCGGACCTTGCTCTTGACGTTCTTCTTCCGGCAAATGCCTGAGTTGATTGAGCGAGGCTATATCTACATCGCTCAGCCTCCGCTGTTCAAAGTCAAAAAGGGCAAGATCGAACGGTACCTCAAGGATGAGGGGGCGCTGAACGAGTACTTGGCCGATTTGGCGGTCGAAGACGTCGAACTGTACACGGAAGGGGCCCAAGGGTATGTGACCGGGCGCCGGCTGTTGCCGATCTTGAAGAAACTGATCGCGTTCGAAACATTGCTCGGACGGTTGAATAAGAAGCCGTATGAAGCCGCGATGCTGAGGGCTTTTGTGGATGAACCAGGGCTCGATCGCGAGCTCCTCAAGGATCGAGAGGCCCTCAATCGCGTAGTGGTCGATGTAAAGAAGGCGCTCCTCCTGGCGTTCCCGAAGTTGGAACCGACGTTCGAGATCTTTGCGGATGAAGAACATCAGTCCAACAAAGCCACGTGCCGGCTTCTTGTCAACGGCATGACGCACAGCATCGAAGTCAACCACGACTTGGTGGGATCGGCCGACTTCCGAGAGCTTCAAAAGCTTGCGCCGTCCGTCGTCGGTCTCGGACGGCCTCCCTATAGGCTGAAAACAAAGGGCCAGGAACGGCAGCTGGTTTCTACCGCTGAGACGGTGAGGACCATTCTTGAACTCGGGAAGCAAGGCCTCGGTCTTCAACGGTACAAAGGACTGGGCGAGATGAATCCGGGGCAATTGTGGGAAACGACGATGGACCCGGAGAAACGCACGCTCTTGAAGGTCCAGCTGGAGGACGTGACCGGCGTCGATGAAATCTTCACCATTTTGATGGGGGACGAAGTCGAGCCGCGGAGAAATTTCATCCAGGAACATGCGCTCGAAGTACGGAATTTAGACGTGTAGCTGGTCGGCGAGACCCGTTAGAAACATGAAGCACTCTGCATTAGTCTTGTCGGATGCTCAAAATGGTCATCCGGCAAGGCCGCAAAAAAAAAGGACCGGAGGCGGTACCCTCTGGGGTACGTTGAGGGTCGTTTCGAGCCGAGAACGAAGCCGGTGATCATTTTCAGCATCCGAGGGAAGAATGCCTCCCGATGAACGACTAGAACATATCGATATCGAAGACGAAATGCGCTCGTCGTACTTGAGCTACGCGATGAGCGTGATCGTGGGACGCGCACTGCCCGACGTCCGCGACGGGCTCAAACCGGTTCATCGCCGCATCTTGTTCGGTATGAATGAAATGGGCCTCGCCTCCAACCGGGCCTACCGCAAATCGGCCAAGATCGTCGGCGAAGTCATGGGGAACTATCATCCACACGGGAACATGCCCATCTACGACGCGCTCGTCCGGATGGCGCAAGACTTCAACATGCGCTACCCGCTCATCGACGGTCAGGGGAATTATGGTTCGATGGATGGCGATCCTCCGGCCGCAGAACGGTATACCGAAGCTCGCATGACGAAGCTGGCTGAAGAGATGTTGGCCGACATCGACAGGGAAACCGTGGATTTCGGGCCGAATTACGACGAATCGAGGCAAGAACCTCTGGTTCTACCGACCAAGGTGCCGAATCTCCTGATCAATGGAGCGGGCGGCATCGCGGTGGGCTATGCCACGAACATCCCGACGCACAACATCGCTGAGATCATCGATGGCTTGCTTCTGTTGTTGGAGAGCCCAGAAGTCACGATCGCCCAACTGATGAAGAAGATCCCCGGCCCTGATTTCCCCACGGCCGGGTTCATCTACGGCATGAGCGGCATTAAGGAGGCTTACGAGACTGGCCGGGGTCTCCTGACGCTGCGGGCGAAAGTGGTCGTGGAAACCGACCAGCGTACCGAGCGCGAGCGCCTGATCGTCACGGAGGTTCCGTATCAAGTTAACAAGGCGAAGTTGATCGAGAAGATAGCCGAATTGGTTCAAGAGGATCGAATCAAGGGTATCTCCGATCTGCGGGATGAGTCATCAGACCGCGAAGGGGTGCGGGTGGTGATCGAGCTGAAGCGGGGTGAAATCCCCTTGGTGGTGTTGAACAACCTGTATAAGCACACCCAGCTTGAAGCCACGTTCGGCGTCATCATGCTCGCGTTGGTCAACAATCGCCCGGAAATCCTGAACTTGAAGCAGATCTTGGGTCACTTCCTCGAGCATCGTCGCGAAGTCGTGGTGAGGCGGACGGCTTTCGAGCTACGAAAAGCCGAAGAGCGGGCCCATATTCTGGAAGGGCTTAAGATCGCACTCGACCATCTCGATGCCGTCATCGGGCTCATCAGACGGTCCCAATCGCCCGACGAAGCGCGGGCTGGGCTGATACGGCAGTTCGACCTCACCGAAATCCAAGCCACCGCGATCCTCGATATGCGGCTCCAGCGTCTGACACAGCTCGAGCGAACCAAACTCGTCGACGAATACCAGGAGGTGCTGAAGCAGATCGAATATCTCAAGTCGGTGCTCGCGAGCGAGGCGCTGGTCCGGACCATCATCAAAGACGAGCTGGCCGAAATTCGTGAGGCCTATCAGGACGAGCGGCGCACCCAGATCGTCAAGGAAGAGGCGGAGATCAGCCTCGAAGATCTTATCGCAGAAGAAGAGGTGGTCGTCACGATATCTCATGCCGGATATATCAAGCGAAATGCCGTATCGCTGTATCGCGCGCAGCGACGAGGCGGTAAGGGTAAGATCGGGATGGGTATCAAAGAGGAAGATTTCGTCGAACATCTCTTTACCGCCTCGACCCATGATTCACTCCTCTTTTTCACGGACGCCGGAAAGGTGTATTGGCTGAAGGTGCATGAAATTCCGGAAGCCAGCCGCGCCGCGAAAGGCAAAGCTCTTGTCAATCTGCTCGCTCTGTCCGGCAGTGAAAAGGTTACGGCCATCTTGCCGGTCAAAGAGTTCCGGGCTGACCGGTATGTCATGATGGCCACGAAGAACGGCATCATCAAGAAGACGGAACTGTCTGCCTTCGGCAACCCGAGGCAAGGGGGGATCATTGCGCTCGGATTGGAACCGGGCGATAGGCTCATCGAAGTCCAACTGACCGACGGACAGCGGGAGATTCTTCTTGGAACCAAACAGGGCATTACCATTCGATTCAAAGAGGATGACGTGCGACCGGTAGGTCGGGCGGCTTATGGCGTGAAAGGGATCACGCTTGAAGAGGGAAATGAGGTGATTGGGATGGAAACCATCACCCCCGATTCCACCACATCGATTCTGACCGTCACGGAAGGTGGCTACGGCAAGCGAACGCCGGTGGGCGAATATCGGGTACAGGGTCGTGGAGGCAAAGGCATCATCAGTGTCAAGACGACCGAGCGAAACGGACCGGCCGTCGGATTCCTGCAAGTACGAGATGGCGACGAAATCATGTTGATCGCCGCGCAGGGCAAAGTGCTTCGTTGCAAGGTGGACGACATTCGCGAAATCGGTCGGAATACCCAAGGGGTTCGCATTCTCGACCTCGATGGCGAGGGGGATCGAGTCGTAGGTGTCGCGAGACTGGCGGAAGCGGTCGAACGAGAGGACGCTGGTCCGGGAGAGATCCCCGAAGCCTAACCCGACCGAGCCGCGCAGTTGTTCAATGTACCATCGGATTTCGACTCCCATTCCTCCCACTGGTCCCAAGACCGAGAAGCCGCTCGATGTTGTCGTCAAGTTTGCGCTCAGTGTCTTCGTGGGATCCTTCGCCTTGATCTGGGGAGGGATGTATCTCAGTCGCCCCGATCGCTCGATTCCTCCCTATACTGTCGGTGCTCAGTCCAGCTATCTCGTGGCGACGGATGTTCCTTCAGGGACGCAAGATGACCAGGTCGAAAAACTGGTTAAGCGGTTTCGAAAGATCGGCCATCAGACGCGCGATTTCGGTCCCATGAAGATCTATCCGACAACTCCAGGCGATCCGGAAGGCCGGTACAGACATATCGTGATTTACGTGTTTGATGATCACAGGCGGACTGATCCAGAAGTCCTGGCGAAATATCTGGCCGGAGACGCGACAGTCGTTAACGACTATGAAAGATCGATGCGCGGATACTATCGACTCCAGGATCAGGATGAAGAAGGAGGAATAGGCCCTATCCTCAAGAATGGGCAGGTCACCAGCGACACACGGATCCTCTTCAAGGGACTTGTGACGGCCCCTTTGCCGGTTGAGGCGGAAGCTGAGCAGGGTATCTCGATATCACCTCTCTAAGCCGCTCGCGGATAGTCGGATCTTGAATCATGGCGGTCTGCGATACCAGCTCAGCCCAAGATTTCTCTGACTGAGCGGACCCGAGGTCGGTGGCGAGGCTTGCGGGGGAAACCTCCCTTTCACCGGGAATCTCTCCGACGCGAAAGGCAATGTCCGTGACAGACCCCGTTCCTGACTCTGCCTGCAGCTTAGCTAAGAGTGCTGGTTTGAGGAACGTCAACTGCTGTAGCCAGACGGAATTCCTAACGATGAGGTAAAGCTTCTTGAATCGAATCTGGGCCGGCCAGGTGTGGGAAGCCATGGGTTCGCCCACGATGTCCCACCAGCGACGCTGCAAACGAAGTTCCACTAGTCTCGATTCAAGGCCGAGTCGCTTGGAAAGCCCTGAGAGGATGCTGCCGAAGGGATCGAGTGTACCTGGGCCGGTCATGTGGCATCATAGGCGGTAGGGGAGAAATAGATCAAGGCGGGGTGTCGGGTCATGGCTAAAGAGACGGAAGATCATCGGAAAGTCGTGGCCACCAATCGGAAAGCCTACCACGATTATTTTATCGAAGAAAAGTTCGAGGCCGGGATTGTCCTCAAGGGCACCGAGGTGAAATCCCTTCGGGACAGACGAGTAAACTTACAAGACAGTTATGCGGACGTCAAAGATGGGGAGGTCTTTCTCCATCACTGCCACATCAGTCCCTATAGTCACGGCAACATTATGAACCATGATCCGATCAGGACCCGCAAATTGCTCCTTCATCGAAAGGAGATCAACAAGCTCCTCGGTAAAACCCAGCAGAAGGGGCTCACCCTGATCCCGCTCCGAATCTATTTTTCTGACCGAGGTCAGGCTAAGGTGGAGCTTGGATTAGCCAAAGGGAAGAAACAGCATGATCGCCGAGAATCGATCAAAACTCGGGAAGCCAGCAGAGAAGTGGAACGGGCGATCAAAGAACGGAAGTAGGACCGAAGTTCATATTCGTTCACACCGCAGTGACGATCGAGAAGCTTCCTCCTCATGTATCTCTACGAACTCGACTGACAACAAGGAAGCTGCGCCGTGTCGCCGTTCGTGGACGACGCTGCGGGACACGGCGCGCATCGAAGTGCGTACCCTCGGGCTACCGATGGAATGATGACGTCCCTGCTCTAGCCGTGAGAGGAGAACCGTTCTATTTACTTTTCACCGTCAAGGAACACCGCCTTATACATAAATCCAAAAACAGCGGTCAGCGCGAGCAAGGCAAAAAATATAGTCGTCACGGTACGTCACCTCCCTTCACTCAATGGGGAGTATACCGCTCAAAGATGAATGATTGATGATGAGATCGTGAAGAAATCTTCATCATTCAACGATCCTGACTACTCTACCCGATTGAATTGGTCCGTATGAAACAGGTGGTCGATGTCTGGAAACCTTCAAGGAAGAATTGGTCGGTACAAATGGGAGAGTCCAATGAGCGCGCTTCTTATGTTTTGGAAGGACTTGGAAGATGGTGTGGAGCAGCCTCAGGCTTCACGAACCTCCGGATTGGAAGTAAGAAGCCCCAATCCAATACCGACCAGATCTCACGATGTTGCACTTATGACCAATTTACACTGCACCACAACATCAAGAACCAAGCGGAAGACGCTTTCTCTGCAGTGGGCGATCCCGATCACCAACGCGTGGTTTTCGACAGGATCTTCTATGCCGACTTCCAGTTACACCCTACAACCCGTCGTTCTACGGCATCGCCCATAGCCAGGTTCTGTCACCTTCGGGCGAGCTGCAACATTGTGTACAGTACTCCGAATATTCCGGCCACTATGAAGACTTCGATGAGGGAAATCATGCTAGAAGCTCACCTCCTTTTACTTTCCTCATTAGGTACGCTTTCAAGATGAAAACTCCATGATGAGATCATGAAGACTTCTTCATTATTGGCGATTCTCAGGAAATTCGATATTCTCGTTAAGGAGAATAAGACCCCCAATATGTAGGCATCTTAAAAGAAGGTGAAGCGAACAGTCGGATTTTCCCATCGGATATTCCAGCCACATCCCTCGTCCGGTCCGTTGAAGGTTCTCAACGCGGTGTAAATATGGGACACCCGGGTATGAAGCAAACCGTGCAGCGTGTATCTTCTTTGCGTGATGCCATAACGCTCTCGTCAAATGTCGTGAGAGAGATCACCCGACCTGCGGTCTCGCCGGTGTCACGAACTGCTCTTCCGGCCAAATGCGTTCCCACGATGATCGCTTGTCCGAGTCCCACAATGATATACGGAAAACAAACCATTGAAGCAGCGATGATATTTGCCATTACTTTGGAATCCTCCTTAAAAAGAAAATAACCAATTAACAGCAAGACAGGATGAAGTCAAGGTGAAGAGCTTTTTATGTGAAGAGCTCTTCATCCCGCTCGTGGGGAATCATGCTGCCGATGTTGTCTCGTTGTGTCACGTCGCATCGCTTCCCATCTCTCTTCAATGGGAAAGCAGTTCAGCAGTTGCGGCGAGAGGCCATTACCGAGTGACCCGGTGCAGCTTATGGAGAGAACGTTTCGCGTTGGTTTCTGTCATGTGAATTGTGTGCGAAGGATGGTGCGATGATCATAATGAGTGGAGTGCTACGGCAAAGTTTGCAGGGGAAAGTCGTTCTGGAAGAGAAGCATTCACTTGGCAAGACAAAATGCCGGGTAGGAGACGAGTTAAAATGGAGTCCGAACGTAGGTGGGACGAGGCCAAAATGCCTTGAGAACTCTAAGCAGGAACCGTCTGCTGGGCGAGGGCTGGTAAACGCAGGGTGAAGACAGAGCCTTTGTTGACTTCGCTGGTGACGGAAATACTACCTCCATGAGCATCCATGATTTCTTTCACGATGGGCAATCCAAGGCCGGTACCGGCGGAATCTTTCGCTCGGGCCCAATCAGTGCGGTAGAATCGCTCGAACAGATGGGGAATATGCTCCGGTTCGATGCCATGCCCCGTGTCCTCGACGGCCACGGTGACCTTGGAACTGATTGTTTGTAGGCGAACCGTGACGGAACCGCCGGATGGGGTGTACCGCAGCGCATTGTCGAGCAGATTGATCAGCGCCTGTTTGAGCCACTGTACATCGCCGAGGACGGACGGGACCGGTTGGGACTCGAATGTCAGGGCAATCCGGTGGTCATCCGCCAAGAGCATCAGTTCATCCACGATCTCTTGAATCAGCGGCTCCAAGGCTAGCGGGACAAGATTGACCGGCGGTTTGCTACTGGTAAATTTCGCCAAAGTCAACAATGGGCGAGTCAAGGCGATGAGCCGATCCACTTGCTGGAGGTTGTTGAGCAGCACCTCGTGATATTCTTCGACGGTCCTCGCTTTCATGAGCGCGACCTCCAGGTTGCCCCGCAAGATGGTCAAGGGGGTTTTCATCTCGTGTGCGGCGATTTCGCAGAAGTTCCGTTGAACTTCGCTGCCTCGCTGGAACCGATCCAAGACGGAGTTGACCGCCTGGGTCAGTCGACGAAATTCGCGGTGAGGTGAATCCACCGCCAGCCGTTTTCCGAGATCGGCTTCCGACATCGTTTCGGCGCCCGCGCATAAGGCCTCGATCGGGGCCAGCACCTTCTTTGACAGCCAGAGGCTTCCGACCCAGGCGACAAAAAGAGTGGCCCCGGATCCCAGAGCCAGCAGAAACACCAGACCGTTCAGAGTTTCACGATAGTGGAGCAATGAGGCTTCGGCTTGCAATACGTACCGCCGTTGACCGCCTTGTGCGACGGACAGAAACAGTTGTCGAGCGGGGACGCTGGTCGAGTCGACAGTTTCGAACACTGCGTGGTCACGCTGGAGTCGCTGCAGGACGTCGGCAGAAATCGACGACTGCGTCTCGGCATGGGAACTTTTCCAGAGGAGCCGACCATCTATGGAGAAGACGCGAAGCGAATGAGGAACTTCAGGCAGCTCATATGACCGCCGCACGTCTGCCCGCAGGCCATCCTGGCTGCCCTGATCGATAAGATCAGGATGCCGCTTCACAATATCGGCAAGCGTCTCTGCCAACGCGAAGAGCCGTCCGTCCACAAAACGATGCAACAATACCTCGCTGACGGCGTACACCAGCGCCGAAAACACGAGGAGCCCCGCCAGCAAGACGAAGGCGGACCAGCTGATCAAGCTGCGGAGCGATTTCACGGAGGCGTTTTCGGCTCTTCGAGCATATATCCCGCGCCGCGGACGGTGGCGATCAAAGGCGGCGAAAAGTCACGGTCGATCTTGGAGCGCAGGGCCCGAATATGAGTGTCGACGATGTTCGTCATGGGGTCATAGCTGATATCCCACACATGTTCGATGATCGCCGTTCGAGTGAGCACCCGATTCTTGTTCCGCAGCAAGAACTCAAGCAGGGCATACTCTTTATTCGTCAACGAGATTTCCTGTCCTCCCCGCCAGACGCGGTGAGCAGCAGGGTCCAATCTCAAGTCGGCCGCCTGCAGGTGAGCGAGCTGCTGGGAACTGCCTCGGCGCAGCAGGGCCCTGATTTGAGCCAGCAGTTCCACGAACGCGAATGGCTTGGGCAAAAATTGATCCGCTCCGGTATCAAATCCGGAGACTTTGGTCTCCAGCGTGTTGCGCGCCGTCAATAGGAGCACCGGAGTCATGATTCCTTTGTCACGAACTCGGCGGCA encodes:
- the smpB gene encoding SsrA-binding protein SmpB, whose protein sequence is MAKETEDHRKVVATNRKAYHDYFIEEKFEAGIVLKGTEVKSLRDRRVNLQDSYADVKDGEVFLHHCHISPYSHGNIMNHDPIRTRKLLLHRKEINKLLGKTQQKGLTLIPLRIYFSDRGQAKVELGLAKGKKQHDRRESIKTREASREVERAIKERK
- the dnaA gene encoding chromosomal replication initiator protein DnaA produces the protein MSFDTVWQEVLQYIQEKVPKQVYDTWFLPVRLDRIENSTAHIGVPNKFFGEWLNTHYGSLLAEAMTTAREGEVMTVAFTVRENGAQLQSESQAIRNAPRSPTQAKPRRGIQLNPKYTFKNFVVGAGNQFAHAACMAVAEQPGQTYNPLFIYGGVGLGKTHLLNAIGNHVAEKSDLRIAYLTTEQFTNEVINSIRYDKMMDLRKRYRHIDMLMIDDIQFLVGKERTQEEFFHTFNALYEGHKQIVLSSDRFPKDMPDIEERLRSRFEWGLIADLQPPDVETRIAILRKKSEDEGVKLPEDVIQFLSTTMKSNVRELEGSLVRLGAYASLTGQVITLDLAKSVLRDLIGDKKKIVTMDDIQEAVCTQFHVKLTELKSRRRSKTLVHPRQIAMYLCRELTDASYPEIGRQFGGKDHTTIIHACRQVAKSKESDTTLQATIETLKEQILRS
- the dnaN gene encoding DNA polymerase III subunit beta, giving the protein MKVRMGRDELLTGLQRVQGVVEKRNTMPILSNILFEAKQDGVEIVATDLEIGVRGLYKATVVETGGVTISARKLFEIIKEVPPGEVELTSADNNWTTIQAGKSQFKVVGLPNTEYPALPTIEREGLTPLSGEGLLELIRKTLFAAGDNDARYILNGLLVTLLATDRKTSLRLVGTDGHRLAVSEQEIGKAGTKGVPQEIKAIIPKKAAHEIRHLLEEGGDSEPLIGFTKNLMIFRKSGLLLTSRLMEGNYPNYQQVIPKENGKKISVNRAELESALRRVSVLSKDKASAVKVSFASGTMTLFTSSPDYGEASEDVPVRYEGDSLSTGFNARYLLDVFSVMDGESISMQMETPLSPCLIQEPENPGFKCVVMPIKI
- the gyrB gene encoding DNA topoisomerase (ATP-hydrolyzing) subunit B translates to MTTEDSLQPKSDSYSADQIKVLEGLDAVRKRPAMYIGSTSVDGLHHLVYEVVDNSVDEHMAGFGEAIEVTIHIDGSLTVIDNGRGIPTGMHPTQKKSAAEVALTVLHAGGKFEQGAYTVSGGLHGVGISVVNALSEWLELEIWQDGQVFEQRYERGKPNAPLNATGKTKRRGTKVRFRPDGQIFETLEFSFDVLAQRLRELAFLNKGLAITLRDERKEPAKEQVFVYKGGIVSFVEHLNEAKTPLHKPIYVKVEKLEMILEVALQYNDSYAENLFSFANNINTKEGGTHLVGFKAALTRTINNYANANDLLKKETESLTGDDVREGLTAVVSVKVRNPQFEGQTKAKLGNSEVKGVVEAAVNEALGNYFEENPPVARKIIGKAVDAARAREAARKAKDLIRRKSALDGGSLPGKLADCSEKDPALSELYIVEGDSAGGSAKQGRDRKFQAILPLKGKILNVEKARFDKMLSSDEIRTLIMALGTGIGRKREESDKSEKDTFDIAKARYHKIILMTDADVDGSHIRTLLLTFFFRQMPELIERGYIYIAQPPLFKVKKGKIERYLKDEGALNEYLADLAVEDVELYTEGAQGYVTGRRLLPILKKLIAFETLLGRLNKKPYEAAMLRAFVDEPGLDRELLKDREALNRVVVDVKKALLLAFPKLEPTFEIFADEEHQSNKATCRLLVNGMTHSIEVNHDLVGSADFRELQKLAPSVVGLGRPPYRLKTKGQERQLVSTAETVRTILELGKQGLGLQRYKGLGEMNPGQLWETTMDPEKRTLLKVQLEDVTGVDEIFTILMGDEVEPRRNFIQEHALEVRNLDV
- the gyrA gene encoding DNA gyrase subunit A; the encoded protein is MPPDERLEHIDIEDEMRSSYLSYAMSVIVGRALPDVRDGLKPVHRRILFGMNEMGLASNRAYRKSAKIVGEVMGNYHPHGNMPIYDALVRMAQDFNMRYPLIDGQGNYGSMDGDPPAAERYTEARMTKLAEEMLADIDRETVDFGPNYDESRQEPLVLPTKVPNLLINGAGGIAVGYATNIPTHNIAEIIDGLLLLLESPEVTIAQLMKKIPGPDFPTAGFIYGMSGIKEAYETGRGLLTLRAKVVVETDQRTERERLIVTEVPYQVNKAKLIEKIAELVQEDRIKGISDLRDESSDREGVRVVIELKRGEIPLVVLNNLYKHTQLEATFGVIMLALVNNRPEILNLKQILGHFLEHRREVVVRRTAFELRKAEERAHILEGLKIALDHLDAVIGLIRRSQSPDEARAGLIRQFDLTEIQATAILDMRLQRLTQLERTKLVDEYQEVLKQIEYLKSVLASEALVRTIIKDELAEIREAYQDERRTQIVKEEAEISLEDLIAEEEVVVTISHAGYIKRNAVSLYRAQRRGGKGKIGMGIKEEDFVEHLFTASTHDSLLFFTDAGKVYWLKVHEIPEASRAAKGKALVNLLALSGSEKVTAILPVKEFRADRYVMMATKNGIIKKTELSAFGNPRQGGIIALGLEPGDRLIEVQLTDGQREILLGTKQGITIRFKEDDVRPVGRAAYGVKGITLEEGNEVIGMETITPDSTTSILTVTEGGYGKRTPVGEYRVQGRGGKGIISVKTTERNGPAVGFLQVRDGDEIMLIAAQGKVLRCKVDDIREIGRNTQGVRILDLDGEGDRVVGVARLAEAVEREDAGPGEIPEA